From Ascaphus truei isolate aAscTru1 chromosome 17, aAscTru1.hap1, whole genome shotgun sequence, the proteins below share one genomic window:
- the ASPN gene encoding asporin, which produces MKEYVLFYFLALCSAKPFVLPPKYMALNDLMLKDMEDDDDDDDDDDDNNSLLPFKKTVPLRPTPPPFDMSPSCPFGCQCYLRVVQCSDLGLTSIPDKIPHDTRLLDLQNNKIKEIKEKDLQGLSSLYALFLNNNKLYKVHPKAFQPTKKLRRLYVSHNQLTEIPSNLPKSLAELRIHDNKVKKIQKDAFKGMESLHVLEMSANPLENVGIEPGAFEGLTVYHVRIAEAKLTSIPKGLPSSIYELHLDHNKISAVELEDFIRYKDLQRLGLGHNKIKDIENGSLANIPNIREIHLENNKLKKVPSGLPDLKYLQVIFLHSNIIGKVEVNDFCPTGTRLKKSLYSGISLFSNPVKHWEVQPATFRCILGRTSLHLGNFRK; this is translated from the exons ATGAAGGAATATGTGCTTTTTTACTTCTTGGCTCTGTGCTCTGCTAAGCCATTTGTATTACCTCCAAAGTACATGGCACTAAATGACCTCATGCTAAAAGATATGGAAGATGACGATGACGAcgatgacgacgacgacgacaaCAACTCTCTATTGCCATTTAAAAAGACTGTTCCACTTCGACCGACACCACCTCCGTTTGATATGTCTCCATCTTGTCCTTTTGGGTGCCAATGCTACTTAAGAGTGGTTCAGTGCTCTGACCTTG GTCTGACTTCAATACCGGATAAAATCCCACATGACACTCGACTGTTAGATCTCCAGAacaacaaaataaaggaaatcaaAGAAAAAGATCTACAAGGTCTCTCATCTCTTTAT GCTTTGTTTCTGAACAACAATAAGCTTTACAAGGTCCACCCAAAAGCCTTCCAGCCTACGAAGAAGTTACGAAGACTGTATGTTTCCCATAACCAGCTTACAGAGATTCCCTCTAACCTTCCAAAATCCTTGGCAGAGCTGAGAATTCATGacaacaaagtaaaaaaaatacaaaaggaTGCTTTTAAAGGCATGGAGTCCTTACACGTTTTAG AAATGAGTGCAAACCCTCTTGAAAATGTTGGAATCGAACCTGGAGCGTTTGAAGGATTGACTGTATACCATGTTAGAATTGCAGAGGCCAAACTGACTTCCATCCCTAAAG GCTTACCATCATCCATCTATGAGCTCCATCTAGACCACAACAAAATTTCAGCAGTAGAACTCGAGGACTTTATACGCTACAAAGATCTTCAGAG GCTGGGTTTGGGACACAACAAAATAAAGGATATTGAGAATGGAAGTCTTGCCAACATACCGAATATAAGAGAAATACATTTAGAGAACAACAAGCTTAAAAAAGTTCCCTCCGGATTGCCAGACTTAAAATACCTGCAG GTCATATTCCTCCACTCCAATATTATTGGTAAAGTGGAAGTGAATGATTTCTGCCCCACAGGAACCAGGCTGAAGAAGTCTCTCTACAGCGGTATCAGCCTTTTCAGCAACCCAGTAAAACACTGGGAGGTTCAGCCAGCAACATTTCGCTGCATCCTGGGCAGAACCAGCCTGCACCTTGGCAACTTTAGAAAGTAG